In one window of Solanum pennellii chromosome 2, SPENNV200 DNA:
- the LOC107011368 gene encoding UDP-glucose 6-dehydrogenase 3, with protein MVKICCIGAGYVGGPTMAVIALKCPSIEVVVVDISVPRITAWNSDTLPIYEPGLYDIVKECRGRNLFFSTDVEKHVREADIVFVSVNTPTKTRGLGAGKAADLTYWESAARMIADVSKSDKIVVEKSTVPVKTAEAIEKILTHNSKGINFQILSNPEFLAEGTAIEDLFKPDRVLIGGRETPGGQKAIQALKDVYAQWVPEERILTTNLWSAELSKLAANAFLAQRISSVNAMSALCEATGANVSQVAYAVGKDSRIGPKFLNASVGFGGSCFQKDILNLVYICECNGLPEVAEYWKQVIKINDYQKNRFVNRVVASMFNTVSGKKVAILGFAFKKDTGDTRETPAIDVCKGLLGDKANLSIYDPQVNEDQIQRDLSMKKFDWDHPLHLQPMSPTTVKQVSVVWDAYTATKDAHAVCILTEWDEFKSLDYKKMYDSMQKPAFIFDGRNVVDAEKLREIGFIVYSIGKPLDAWLKDMPAVA; from the coding sequence ATGGTTAAGATTTGCTGTATAGGAGCTGGATATGTTGGGGGGCCCACCATGGCTGTCATAGCACTCAAATGCCCTtctattgaagttgttgttgttgatatttCTGTGCCTCGTATCACAGCCTGGAACAGTGATACACTCCCCATATATGAGCCAGGCCTCTATGATATAGTCAAGGAGTGCAGAGGCAGGAACCTCTTCTTCAGCACAGATGTGGAGAAACATGTGCGGGAGGCTGATATCGTTTTTGTTTCTGTGAATACTCCTACCAAGACAAGGGGTCTCGGAGCAGGCAAGGCTGCAGATCTAACTTATTGGGAGAGTGCAGCTCGCATGATAGCTGATGTCTCAAAATCTGATAAGATAGTTGTTGAGAAATCAACTGTTCCTGTCAAAACTGCCGAGGCAATTGAAAAGATTTTGACCCACAACAGCAAGGGCATTAACTTCCAGATCCTCTCAAACCCTGAGTTTCTTGCAGAAGGGACCGCTATCGAAGACCTTTTTAAACCTGACAGGGTCCTAATCGGAGGTCGGGAAACTCCAGGGGGGCAGAAGGCTATCCAAGCATTGAAGGATGTTTATGCCCAATGGGTCCCTGAAGAACGCATCCTCACCACCAATTTGTGGTCAGCTGAGCTCTCAAAATTGGCTGCCAATGCATTTTTGGCCCAAAGAATCTCTTCTGTGAATGCCATGTCAGCTCTTTGTGAGGCTACTGGAGCAAATGTCTCACAGGTAGCATATGCTGTTGGAAAGGACTCAAGGATTGGTCCCAAGTTCCTTAATGCCAGTGTTGGTTTTGGTGGCTCTTGCTTCCAGAAGGATATTCTGAATCTGGTTTACATTTGTGAGTGCAATGGTCTTCCAGAGGTAGCTGAATACTGGAAACAGGTTATCAAGATCAATGACTATCAGAAGAATCGTTTTGTCAACCGCGTTGTTGCCTCCATGTTCAACACAGTATCAGGCAAGAAAGTCGCCATTCTAGGTTTTGCTTTCAAGAAGGATACTGGTGATACTCGAGAGACCCCTGCAATTGATGTTTGCAAGGGACTGCTAGGGGACAAGGCTAATTTGAGCATATATGATCCTCAAGTGAATGAGGACCAAATTCAGAGAGACCTCTCAATGAAAAAGTTCGATTGGGATCATCCTCTTCACCTTCAGCCAATGAGTCCAACAACCGTGAAACAAGTCAGCGTTGTTTGGGATGCCTATACAGCAACTAAGGATGCCCATGCTGTCTGCATCCTTACAGAGTGGGATGAATTTAAGTCTCTCGACTATAAGAAGATGTATGATAGCATGCAAAAACCTGCTTTTATATTTGATGGTAGGAATGTTGTGGACGCGGAGAAGCTTAGGGAGATTGGATTTATAGTCTACTCAATTGGTAAGCCTCTGGATGCTTGGCTCAAGGACATGCCAGCTGTTGCTTAA